The DNA window GAACCGCGGCGCCAACCCGAACCGATTGGCATGATCGCAGTAGGCAATACTCGGTAGGCAGCAGACAGGAAGAGGCCGGAGATCGGAAACTGCCTTCTGTCTTCTTCTGACTTCCCTCTGCCTACTGCCTACCGCCTACTCCCATAAAGAGCCACCACCATGAACGAAACCGCCAAGACGCTCGCATTCGCCGGTGTCGCCCTGGTGACGCTGGCCGCCGCCTCGCTGGCCACCTGGCTCCCCGACTGGCGAGGCCCGGGGGCCGGGTTCGACGACCAGGGGGACCCTTTCTTCCCCTCGTTCGCCGAGGCCGTCGAGGCCGACCCGCTCGCCGCTCAGGTCCTCGAGGTCGTCTCCTACGACGAGGACACCGCCGAGGTCCGCCCCTTCCAGGTCGAATTCCGCGATGGCGACTGGACGATCCCCTCGCACCACGACTACCCGGCCGACGCCCAGGACCGCATGGCCCGCCTCGCCGCCCAGGTGGCCGACCTGACCAAGGGGGCCATCCGCTCCGACCGCACCAGCGATCACGAAGAACTCGGCGTCATCGACCCAATGGACGAGAAAATCACCACCCTCAAGGGCCGAGGCACCCGCATCACCCTCCGCGGCACTCCCGGTGGCGAGGCGATGGCCGACCTCATCCTCGGCCGACCCGTACCCGACCGCGAAGGGCTCCGTTACGTCCGCATCCCCGGCAAGAATCGGGTGTATGCGGCCGAGGTCGACCTCGACCTGACCACCCGCTTCGCCGATTGGATCGACACCGACTTACTGAACGCTTCCGCTCCCCAGACCCGCCTGATCTCCTACGACACCCGCAAGGTCAACCCTGACGAACGTACCAACGACGGCGCCTTCGTCGTCCGTCCCGGCGATCCGCTCGTCATCGACCGAGACAACGCCAACGAGTGGATCATCGAGGGCCTCGGGCCCGACCAGGAGGTCGATTCCAGCAAGGTCGGCGACCTGATCCGGGCGGTCGACTCCCTGAAGATCGTCGGCGTTCGCCCCTTGCCCAGCGCCCGCAACGCCATTCTCCGATCCCTCGTCAGCAAGGGGTTCTACCCGACCCAGCAAGGCGATCTGCTCTCGAATGAAGGGAGCCTGACCCTGGCCAACGACGAAGGGATCGTCACGACCCTCCGCTTCGGCGAGATCACCCTCGCCACCGGCGACGAGCTGACCGCCGGCGTCGGTGAGGATCAGGACGCCTCGGCCGAGGCTGAGGCCGAGCCCGACGACGCATCCACAGATGCCGAATCCTCCGAATCCGGCCAGACCGAAGGTCGCTACCTCATCGTCTCCGTCGCCTTCGATGAGACCTACCTCGCCAGCGACGACGACGACGCAGACGCCTCCGGCACCCTCCCCGACGACGTCTTTGCCCGAGCCCCCGACGACCCCGTCCGACAGGAGGCCGAGGCCAAGCTCGCCGCCGACGCCCAACGCAAGGAGGAGGCCCGCCAGCGCCGGATCAACGAAAGCAAGGAGAAGGTCGCCGAGCTGAACCGCCAGTTCGCCAACTGGTACTTCGTCGTCCCCGGCGACGACTTTCGCAAGATCGCCCTTGATCGCGACGCCTTCCTCAAGGCCGCCGGCACGCCCGACGCCTCCGACGCCGCCGCTCCCCCTCCCTCCTTCGGGCCCGGCGGCTTCAACCCCGGCGGCGGCCTCCCCCCCGGCCTGAACCTCCCCGGCCTCGGCGGCCCGCAGGGTTGACCGAGACGGGACGGAACGCGTTCGAGAACGACCTTTCGCGTCGGAGGCCCGATGACTCCACCGTTCGTCTCCTCCGACGCCCGAACCGATCGCGTCATGCAATTGCGAGGGGTCCGGGTCCACAACCTCAAAGGAGTGGACCTCGACCTGCCTCGAAACGAGCTGATCGTCTTCACGGGCGTCAGCGGGTCGGGGAAGAGTTCGCTCGCATTTGACACCCTTTACGCAGAAGGCCAGCGGCGCTACGTTGAGACCTTCTCCCCCTACGCTCGGCAGTTCCTGGAAACGCTCGACACGCCCGAGGCCGACCGGATTGAGGGGCTGCCCCCCGCGATTGCCGTCTCGCAACGCCAGGGGAAGCGATCGAGCCGGAGTACGGTCGGCTCCGTCACCGAGGTGCATGACTATCTGGCGATCCTTTACGCGAGGCTCGGCCAGGTCAACTGCATGCACTGCGGACTGGAGGTCCGACCAGCCGACACGGGCTCGGTGGTCGCCGCCATCGAAGGGTTGCCCGAGGGGACTCGCTACCAGATCGGCTTCCCGCTGGAGATCCGACCGGACACCGACCGAACCGCCCTGGCCGCCTTGCTGCGAGAGGACGGCTTCCTGCGCGTCCGGGTCGGCGATCGGGTCGAGACGATCGAGGACGGTCCCATCCCCGATCCGGTCGGCGAGGCTTCGGTCGATGTGATCGTCGATCGGCTCGTCCGAGGGCGCGAAGACTCGGGACGACGGGGAGACTCGATCGAAACGGCCTTCGATCGTGGCCTCGGCCGTTGCCGGGTGATCGCCGAGGAGGAGGTTCGGACCTTCTACCGCGGCTGGCGATGCGCTGGGTGCGGCACTGATCACCTGGCCCCCGAGCCTCGTCTGTTCCGCCCGAACAGCCCGATCGGTGCCTGCCCGTCCTGCCAGGGATTCGGCCGGGTGATCGACCTCGACCTCGATCGGATCGTCCCCGACCGATCGAAGTCGATCGAGGCCGGGGCGATCGCTCCCTGGACGACGCCGAACTACCGGGAACATCTGGACAACCTTGTGCGCGTTGCTCCCACGCTGGGGATCCCCACCGACCGGCCGTTCAAGTTCCTGGAACCGGAGCAGATCCGCTTGATCCTCGAAGGAGCACCCAGGAACGGGTTTGCCGGGCTTCGCCGCTTCTTCGACGCCCTGGAGCGGAAGACGTACAAGATGCATATTCGCGTCTTCCTGAGTCGATGGCGAGGCTACCGCCCCTGCCCCGATTGCGGCGGGGCTCGCCTTCGGCCCGAGGCCCTGGCGGTGAAGGTCGCTGGCCTCGACATCGCAAGCCTCTCGGCTCTGCCGATCGGCGAGGCCCGAGCCGTGATCGACGCCTTCGCCTCGACCGAAGGCATGGCCAGGTCGATCGCCCGACGCGCGATCGACCCGGTTCGGGCAAGGCTCGGCTATCTCGGACGCATCGGCCTCGACTACCTGACGCTTGACCGCCAGGCCCGAACGCTCTCGGGAGGAGAGACGCGACGGGTTGCCCTGACAAGGGCGCTCGGATCGGGACTCGTCAATACCTTGTACGTTCTCGATGAGCCTTCGATCGGCTTGCACCCGAGCGACATCGACCGGCTCGTCTCGACCCTGGTCGATCTTCGCGACCGAGGGAATGCCGTCGTCGTGGTTGAACATGACGAAGCGATCATGCGATCTGCCAACCGAATCGTTGATGTCGGACCCGGCGCGGGAGCGATGGGAGGCCGCATCCTGTACAACGGCCCTCCCGATGGCCTGGCCAACGCTCCCGAGTCGGCCACGGGTGCATTTCTGGCCCGGCGTCGCCGGGTCGTGCCACCTGCCCGGCGTCGAGCACCGACCAAGGAGAAGACCCTGACCCTCCGAGGAGCGACAGGAAACAATCTCAAAGATCTTGATGTCTCGTTTCCGCTGGGTCTGATCTGTGTCGTGACGGGGGTGAGCGGATCGGGCAAGAGCACGCTGGTCGATCGCACCCTTTACCCTGCCCTGGTCCGCCGCCTGAAGGGAGAGCACGAGCCGGGGGAACCGTTCCGCGAGCTGCTCGGCACCGGGTCGATCGACGACGTGATCCTCGTCGATCAATCGCCGATCGGCCGGTCGGCCCGATCGAATCCGGCGACGTATGTGAAGGCGTTCGACGAGATCCGCAAGACCTTTGCCGCCACCCACGAGGCCAAGTTGCGGAACTACGGCCCCAGCCGGTTCAGCTTCAACGTGCCCGGAGGCCGATGCGAGGCGTGCGAGGGGAACGGCCACCAGATCATCGACATGCAGTTTCTCTCCGATGTAATGGTTCGCTGTCCCGAGTGCCACGGCACTCGGTACCGGTCAGAAACGCTGGAAGTGACTTACCGGGGCAAGTCGATCGCCGAGGTGCTGGACCTGACCGTCCGCGAAGCGTTCGCTTTCTTCAAGAACCGGCCCAAGGTCCAGGCAAAACTGCGACCGTTGATGGGAGTCGGGCTCGACTACCTCCGGCTCGGTCAGCCGGCCTCGACCCTCTCCGGCGGCGAGGCCCAGCGCTTGAAGCTCGCGTCGTTCCTGCCGACCTCGGCCGCCTCGGCCGCGACCCGGTCGGCCCTGCCGTCGTCCCTCTTGCTGCTGGATGAGCCGACGACGGGCCTGCATCCCTCGGATGTCTTGACGTTGATCGACTGCCTCAACACCCTGGCCGATCTCGGGCATTCCCTGATCCTCGTCGAGCATAACCCCGAGCTGATGCTTTGTGCCGACTGGATCATCGACCTCGGCCCCGGCGCGGGAGACGCCGGCGGCCGGATTGTCGCCGAGGGGCCTCCCGAGACGATCGCCCAGACCGACACCCCCA is part of the Tautonia rosea genome and encodes:
- a CDS encoding DUF4340 domain-containing protein yields the protein MNETAKTLAFAGVALVTLAAASLATWLPDWRGPGAGFDDQGDPFFPSFAEAVEADPLAAQVLEVVSYDEDTAEVRPFQVEFRDGDWTIPSHHDYPADAQDRMARLAAQVADLTKGAIRSDRTSDHEELGVIDPMDEKITTLKGRGTRITLRGTPGGEAMADLILGRPVPDREGLRYVRIPGKNRVYAAEVDLDLTTRFADWIDTDLLNASAPQTRLISYDTRKVNPDERTNDGAFVVRPGDPLVIDRDNANEWIIEGLGPDQEVDSSKVGDLIRAVDSLKIVGVRPLPSARNAILRSLVSKGFYPTQQGDLLSNEGSLTLANDEGIVTTLRFGEITLATGDELTAGVGEDQDASAEAEAEPDDASTDAESSESGQTEGRYLIVSVAFDETYLASDDDDADASGTLPDDVFARAPDDPVRQEAEAKLAADAQRKEEARQRRINESKEKVAELNRQFANWYFVVPGDDFRKIALDRDAFLKAAGTPDASDAAAPPPSFGPGGFNPGGGLPPGLNLPGLGGPQG
- the uvrA gene encoding excinuclease ABC subunit UvrA, with the protein product MTPPFVSSDARTDRVMQLRGVRVHNLKGVDLDLPRNELIVFTGVSGSGKSSLAFDTLYAEGQRRYVETFSPYARQFLETLDTPEADRIEGLPPAIAVSQRQGKRSSRSTVGSVTEVHDYLAILYARLGQVNCMHCGLEVRPADTGSVVAAIEGLPEGTRYQIGFPLEIRPDTDRTALAALLREDGFLRVRVGDRVETIEDGPIPDPVGEASVDVIVDRLVRGREDSGRRGDSIETAFDRGLGRCRVIAEEEVRTFYRGWRCAGCGTDHLAPEPRLFRPNSPIGACPSCQGFGRVIDLDLDRIVPDRSKSIEAGAIAPWTTPNYREHLDNLVRVAPTLGIPTDRPFKFLEPEQIRLILEGAPRNGFAGLRRFFDALERKTYKMHIRVFLSRWRGYRPCPDCGGARLRPEALAVKVAGLDIASLSALPIGEARAVIDAFASTEGMARSIARRAIDPVRARLGYLGRIGLDYLTLDRQARTLSGGETRRVALTRALGSGLVNTLYVLDEPSIGLHPSDIDRLVSTLVDLRDRGNAVVVVEHDEAIMRSANRIVDVGPGAGAMGGRILYNGPPDGLANAPESATGAFLARRRRVVPPARRRAPTKEKTLTLRGATGNNLKDLDVSFPLGLICVVTGVSGSGKSTLVDRTLYPALVRRLKGEHEPGEPFRELLGTGSIDDVILVDQSPIGRSARSNPATYVKAFDEIRKTFAATHEAKLRNYGPSRFSFNVPGGRCEACEGNGHQIIDMQFLSDVMVRCPECHGTRYRSETLEVTYRGKSIAEVLDLTVREAFAFFKNRPKVQAKLRPLMGVGLDYLRLGQPASTLSGGEAQRLKLASFLPTSAASAATRSALPSSLLLLDEPTTGLHPSDVLTLIDCLNTLADLGHSLILVEHNPELMLCADWIIDLGPGAGDAGGRIVAEGPPETIAQTDTPTGRVLAAALSIGAHE